Part of the Benincasa hispida cultivar B227 chromosome 11, ASM972705v1, whole genome shotgun sequence genome, aaattgaGAATTATCTATATGCATATAAAGAATATGAAAGTCGATCGATCGGTCAGTCTCAACCCAACCAAACCAACCCCTTCGATCGACCACATGTcagttttttatttctttaaaccGAACCGACCAACGATTTGCTATCACCCGATCAATCAATGTCGGTTTCAATCAATCGGCTCAATTTTTCGACCTACTATGCTCATCCTCGTATTATCCAGtcattttagttaaattaatctGATGACCCATATACCACATTTAAATGGCAAACATATATTTTGGCCCACGTGAACTTTGCAGGATTCAACACTTTGAATTATGATCAAAGCAAgtacaattttattttctagtagacatcaaacatttaatttattccatacatacaaatttttaatattaacgTGCATATAATTTATATTCCAACATATACCACAAATCATTAACGGCCAATTCGAGCATAACTTCGATAAAACATCAATATCATCTTAAAAAGCGATCCGATTCGATCCCCCACTTCACAATGGTcgaattaaaaaatatagtaCAATTTATGAATCATCTTTCTTATTTACTATGTTCCATCTTTTTCGAGGAACCATTTATTATATCCTCTTCGAATCAAGCAACAATTTCGACGAATTGACGCGAGGCCGAGTTCCTCACAATATCATAAATCTTGTCATCTTCAACCTTGAGTTGTCTCAATTTAGGCAAATTCATGGCATAAAGCTCCACTGAAATGGAATGAATCTTAGGGCATTGGACAATGTCAATGGTTTCCAAATCCTTGCAGTTCTTCCACAGTGCAAAAATGGCAGCTCCAGTCAGCCATTTGCAGCCCCTAAGCTTAAGCTCTTTAATGGAGTTGCAAGAGATTATCATGGAGATGAAGTCCTTGTCCATCAACGTCTCATTGTGAGATAGGTCAAgacttttcaattgcttcaagtTCTGTCCCATGGTGGCCAGCAACCCGGATTCTCTCTCCACGACGTCGCAGTTAATTAATGCTAACTCCTCGAGACGAGAGCCGAGGGCGGTACCGATGGCTTTTAGACCGTCGCCAGTGATGAGACAACAACTCTGCAATCGGAGAGACGAGAGATCTTGAAGGTTCATGGCAATGGCGACGAGATGCTCATTGTTGAGGTCGAGAGGCAGGCGCAGGTCGAGATTCTCTAGATTTCTTTGTTGGCGACCGAGGAATTGAAGGAGACCTTTATGATTTGAAAATAAGAGTATGTTTGAGAAAAAatcttataaatataaaaatctcaaaaatatttagattttacagtaaaaaaaaaaaaaaaaattcttaaaagtacttttaaaattttttgaaatattttttatatttaaaaaggtccCGTTTTGGTTAGGgatttaaaaacataaatttggaaaataaaaTCCAAGCTAAAAATAGTGTGGgtaatattttagttttatgaattaaatatctttaaaaataatGGTCCAAAATATGTTGgataatatattgaaaaaccATAAAACactattaattataatatttacaattattaattaagttaacaaaaggtggttttttttagtacaatgaagacatgatttatgttaaaaatggttggatattttagtttaacaaaaataaatgaatttactACATCTACAACTTTACTAGAAAAATAAGATTTATTCCGATTATTAGATAgattatgttttaattattttaacaaaatttaatagatCAAAATTAATATAGTTCATCTAATCTACAATATTATTCTAACAAATCATAAAGTGTGTGATTTAAATATGCAACCGTAtcaaatttctatattttaaaatttcaaactcaaaattcataTATGCTATGGAATGATTTTTAAGTTTTCTACCACATGATCACTAAATTCTAAaacatttttagaaattttgtaGGAAACAAATATGCCAAAccattcaaaatataaaatcataattaaaatgACATCGtgttaaataaaatatggaCTCCCTCTAAATGATAATAAACTTTTGGTATGAACTCTATTTTAGTTCACAAACTTTGAATCTTGTTCTATTTTcgttttaagattttaaaaaaccttcattttagtccctaaacttttttAAACTAATCATTATAGTCTCTACTATTGAAATTATTTAACTCTTCAACAGATATGTGAGAGGTAGCTTATATTTTTTGATAACCACTGCTAAAATATCGAAtgaccaaaattttgaagtaaaaatttcttttcaaatctcCCGCTTTGTcaccttattcaaaattgaaattttagacTTTTGGTATAGCGAACTTATCTAGTCATTCAAAGATATAAATTACTTCgcaattttattaaagagtaaACAAAAtctcaatataatattttaaaaattcaaagattaaaactaactattttaaaattttaaggactaaaataaaataatattcaaaattcaataattaaatcaGAGAGTTTAAAAATTTTAGCGACAAATAGAacatttttggaaaatttaaaCCTAAACTTTTCAATGGTAATTTCctttgcaaaaagaaaaagataataataataatgattcaACCTACCTTCTCGACTGCCGCCGTCGTAAACTAGAAGGGATGTCAGATTCCGGCAATTCTCCGCCAATTTCATCAAAACGCCGTCGGCTATGCTCCGGCAAGTTCGCAGCTCCACCTCACAGAGTCCCGGCAAGCACTCAACGAAAGACGAAAACGACCCGCCGTCACCGACGGTTTCACAGCCGCGGAGCTGTAACTGCCGGAGATTCTTGCAGCTCCGCCACAGCCAGCCGACGCCCCAATCGCCAGCACGGAGGCCGGACAAACAAAGGCTCTGAATCCCCAATTCCACCTCCACCTCTGCCGACTCCCACTCCCAATCGCCGGAATTCACCTCAATTTCAAAACCCTCGCCGGAGATAACAGAGACCGAAAGCCATTTCAAACCCGGAAAATTAACAACCCACCGGAAATTCAACGGCCGATATATGTTGATAGACAGGGAAGCAAGGTGGGTACAAGCAGAGGAGAGAGAAACAAGGGAGGATAGAGAAACAGGGCCGGCAAGGAATCTCAGAGCCTTGAGATTTGTACAGAAACGGCGAATTTCGGATAAAATTTCAGCGGAGGGAGTGGCTACCGGCGTGGCGGATGAATCGGCGGAGAGAATTGAAAGGGAAGATAAAAAAGGGTAGTGGGAGAGAAGAGATGAAAGAGATGAAACGGATAAATTGTAGAGGCGGAGAGAAAGGGCAGTTTTGGAAGTCCTGTAGAGGCGGAGCCACCGCTTCGAGACTAGAGACACGGCGGAGGACGACGGCGACGGCAGCTTTTGAAAAATTTCTTGAATCAATTCATCACAAAGCAAGCTATCCATCGATCCTATCAAAATTCTTCCTTCAATTTCTCTCTAAATTAGTATCTTCGTAATCAtccaaaaaaacaataaaaataaaatattctcgACCTACTCTGAGTTATGGAGATTTGACGaaaatttgttgggtttttcTCCGCCGTGAGGATTGTtatagagaaagagaaagaagtgtGTGTGGATTTCAAGCACTTACAAGTAATGGTCCAAAGCAAACCTTTCATCCAAGCAATTCTTCTATTGCTTTTACCTAATCAAAAAAGTTCCTTCCTCTCTCTCCCCAGAGCTTCGAGAAATTATTTGATGTCACTCTCAAATACAATTTAGGCCACGATTACACTTTTAATAGTAATCCTTCAATCATAACATAAAAGTGGGTTAGTTGATTTGTAATTAAATTGTGTAAtctgattaaaaaataaaagatcttCAATTTAATTGTGATTGAAAATTAAGTATGATCCACTACCTTTACCGTTACCATTATCGTTACACATAATATGAAAATTGTGAAATTTTCACCATTACCGTTAAGGTCAACCAGTAGCAGTAACGGTAGAACGTGACACATTATTATATTCAGTCAACGTAATCAAAAGCAATCCAATTGTGTTTGCGATCCAGGTCTATTATTTTGATTACACCAAAGTATGACCTTGTGCTCTAAATTCGAGagaatatattaatttaaactgtaaattaataattgtatcaatttaaactcgaAAAAATTGTAAGTATAACTAGCATCATTCATTATGTTCCACCTAGAAAGATTTagtgtgaaacttataattgtatTGGTTAAATGTCTAAgcttttataaattaatcaatagacTTTTagacattattttatttgataattgtcTG contains:
- the LOC120092005 gene encoding F-box/LRR-repeat protein 4, producing MDSLLCDELIQEIFQKLPSPSSSAVSLVSKRWLRLYRTSKTALSLRLYNLSVSSLSSLLSHYPFLSSLSILSADSSATPVATPSAEILSEIRRFCTNLKALRFLAGPVSLSSLVSLSSACTHLASLSINIYRPLNFRWVVNFPGLKWLSVSVISGEGFEIEVNSGDWEWESAEVEVELGIQSLCLSGLRAGDWGVGWLWRSCKNLRQLQLRGCETVGDGGSFSSFVECLPGLCEVELRTCRSIADGVLMKLAENCRNLTSLLVYDGGSREGLLQFLGRQQRNLENLDLRLPLDLNNEHLVAIAMNLQDLSSLRLQSCCLITGDGLKAIGTALGSRLEELALINCDVVERESGLLATMGQNLKQLKSLDLSHNETLMDKDFISMIISCNSIKELKLRGCKWLTGAAIFALWKNCKDLETIDIVQCPKIHSISVELYAMNLPKLRQLKVEDDKIYDIVRNSASRQFVEIVA